CGGATATCGTCCATCTGGTCCTTGGCGTTGCACCGGGTGCAGATGCGCTGGGGCGGGTACTGGACGGTGCCGCAGGCCTTGCACTTGGAGCCGTAGAGCTTCAGGTTGGCCTCCTGGTCGCGCCAGAGGGCCTGGACGGACATGGGCTGCGGCGGCGGGCGGCGGGCCGGTTCCTTAGCTAACAACTCGCGCCACTGGAGCATGCCGTCATAATCGTCGGCAACAGCTTTGCTCTCAACGTGGGTCTTGATGCCGCGCCGCTTGGGCTTGTCGGCCATCGCAGGCGTCGCTTTGATCACGGCGGCGTCCGCGCCATCGCCGTAGCCGGCCAGGAGGATGCGGTCGCCGGGCTTGGCCTCTTCCAGCGCGCCCACCAGGAGCATGAGGGCGAAGGCCGCCCCCGCGCTGCCCACTTTGCCGTAGAGGGGGTCCTGCACCTGCTCCGCCGCCAGGCCGAGCTTGCGGGACATCTCCACATGGAGGCGCGAGTTGGCGCTGTAGTAGGCCGCCTTGGCGATGTCCTTGGGCGTGGCCTTGGCATTCGCCAGGGCCTGCTTCACGGCGGCGGGCATGAGTCGGAGATAGCCTTCATCGGCGATGAAGCGGTCTTCGCCGGTGTGGACAAAGGGGTCGTTGGCGGAGCGCCAGATGTCCACCATGCGCTCGCTGATGGAGTGCCATCCTTCGATCTCGGCCAGAACATGGCTGCTGCTGACGAGGAGCGCGGCGGCCCCATCGCCTATGGAGCGCTCCGTATCGCTCTTTGGCGGGGCCAGGCGCACATCGGCGGCGAGAACGAGGACGTTCTTGGCGGAGCCGCTCTTCACCGAATCCAGAGCCGTGCGCAGGGCGGTGGTGCCGGCGCGAAGGACGTTCGTGGTATCCGTCGTGAAGATATCCGTCCGCAGGTCAAGGGCGGTGGCGATGGTGGCCGCCCCCTGGCCTTCCGCGAAGGGCGCACTTGTGGTGGCGAAGATGACGCCGTCTATCTCCTTGCGGTCTATCCCGGTCAAGCAATCGGTCGCCGCGGCGATGGCCAGTGTGACGCTATCCTCATCGAAGTTCGCGATCGCCTTTTCGCCGGCGCCGCCCCAGCCTTTCGTCTCTTTGCCGAGCCGCCACTTGGGGATATACGCGCCGTACGAGCGGATGCCAGCCATAGAAAGACCTCCAGGGAGAATCAGGGCTTGAAAACTATACCACACAGGAGCGTCTGCATGGGCAGCGGCTCATACGGTAGGCGGCGCGCCCGCCTTGGCCGCAGGCGGCCTGTTCACACGCTCCGGGATGAGCAAGACCAGAGGGATGCTGAGAAGCAGGATGAAGGCCATGGCGAAGAAGATGTGCTCCAGACCCGCCACTTTGTCATCGAAGTGGCTGAGGGCAAGGATGATGCCCGTGGTGCCCAGGATGCCGCCGGTGTTGCTGAACATGCCGCGCAGGCCGGAGATGGCGCCGATCTTCTCCGGGTTGATATCAATGGAGGCGTTCTGCGCGGCGGGGTTCAGGATGCCGATGCCCGCGAGCATCATGATGAGGGAGAGAAGGAGCGCATCAGGCATCCGGGCGCCGAAGATGTGGACATCACGAAGGCCGAGGCCCAGAAGGAGGAGGCTGGCGAATATGAAGAGAGGGCCGAGACGGCGGCCAGGACGATGGAAAAGGCGGAGCGCGGCGTGAGGATCAGACCGCTTTCCGAGGCAAATACGCCGAAGCCGTGGATGGCGTAATAGGGAATGATGGAGAAGAAGCCGAAGACGCACGCGCCGAAGAGGAAACTGTAGAGATTCGCGGCAAGGAAGGGCGTGCTGCGAAGGAGCTGCAGCTCCACCATGGGGTTCTTCGCGCGGTTCTCATGCCAGAGGAAGGCTCCAAGGCAGGCCAGGCCGAGGCCGACGAGGACCCATACGCTCAGGGAGGTCACATCGTGGGGGTTGTTGGCCCAGTTGGTAAGGCCCGTGAGCCCAAGGACCATCCCTGACCCAAAGAGAAACATGCCCAGCTTATCCAGGGCTTTGCCCGTGGCTTGGGGCTTGCTGGGCGGCAGGAACTTCAAGCCGAGATAGATGAGCAGCCCGCCGATGGGCAGGTTGACGAAGAACATCCACCGCCAGGAGAGATGGTCCACGATGGCCCCGCCGACGTTCGGGCCTACCAGGCCGCCGATGGGGAAGGTGCTGGCGAAGAGGCCGATGGCCATCTGCCGCCGCTCCGCGAAGGTCTCTCCCAGGATGCCTATGGCGGCGGGCATGAAGGCGGCGCTGCCGATGGCCTGCAGAACGCGAAATATGATGAGAACGTAGACGTTAGGGGCGAAGCCTGCGGCCAGGGAGCTGACGGTGAAGAGCACGACCGACCGGAGGAAGAGCCGCTTGCGCCCCAGCTCATCGCTGAGCTTGCCTGCGGCGGGCAGGGCCACCACCTGGGTAAGCATGTAGCCGGTGAGGGTCCAACCGATGAGGGCCAGGGTGGTATCCAGGTCCTCCTGCATCTTGGAGAGGCCCACGGAGACGATGGTGCCATCCATGGAGGCCATGAAGAGGGCGAAGGCCACAACGCCGAAGACGGCGACCTGACGCCTTGTTACGCCCATGAAACAGCTCGCACGTAGGGTCTCCAAAGCGCTGCAAAGAGAGGGCGCGGGAAATTGTGGGGCCTTCTATGGTAGGCCCTGCATCCGGCGGCGGCTAGTTCGCCTCCGGCAACACCCGGGGGTGCTTCAAAGAAAGCTCAAAGATTTCAACTCCATTTGAGTCGAGAAGATCGGCCTTTCCCTCCCAAGTATGAGGCGTTTCACCTAGTGCAAGGGTCGCAAAGACCCGCACAACATCTTAGGAGGGACGCGCAGATGAACAGCACGATAAAGAAGATAACGATGGTCGGTCTTGGCGTCGCGATGGTGGGGACGATCCTCGGCACCACGCTGGTGGCGAGCGCCCAGAGCTCCGGCGGCTCCACGCCCGCGCCGAACCAGGGCGGCGGCGCCCAGGGGCAGCAGCAGCGCCAGGAGCGCCCAGGTCGGCCCGGCGATGATAACCGCCCCAAGATCGCGTTCGAGAACCAACTGGGCGGCGAGCGCCGGTACAAGGATGCGGACGGCAAAGTGCATACGGTGGCCACGATCCCCGGCGCCGTGGTGAGCGTCAGCGGCTCCACGGTTGTGGTGAAGCCGAACGACGGCTCCGCCAACAAGAGCTTCACCTTCACCACCACCGATAACCAGCGCCTGGCGGGCCACATCACGAGTCTCAAAGAGGGCGATAAGGTTGTGGTGAGAACCCTGGACGGCGCGGCCAAGAGCATCCACAAGGCGCCGCAGCGCCCCAGCGCAGACGAGATCAAGGAGCGCGTGGACAAGGCCAAGGAGCGCGCCGATGAGATGCGGAAGAAGATGGAAGAGCGCCGGAGCAATCGCGGCAACAGCGGCGCAACCAACACAGGAACTAACGTTTAACTGCCGCCTATCCTGATCCCCCTCTGGATAGCGCAGTCGGCTGGTTCAGCGAGGCCCCTCCGGGTGACCGGAGGGGCCTCTATCATCGCCGAGCGATTCTTTGAAATTTTTCAATTCCCTTAGACTTTGGCTTTCCTCTCTTCCCAGGGGGAGGAGAAAGCATATAATCCGTGGTGAAACGAAGTGAGCATCGGACTGCTCGAGGGAGATTGCGATGAAGATGCAGGGCAAGACGAAGAAGATCGCGCTTGCGGGACTTGGTGTAGCGCTGGCTGGGTCAATCGCCGGCGGCACACTCATCGCCAATGCCCAGAGCAGCGGCGGCTCAACGCAGACGCCGACCCCGAATGCGACGCCTGCGCCCCAGCGTCCCGGCCCAGGCGGCCCGCGGACGGGCCCACCCGGCCACGGGCCGTTCAAGGGCGCCCCCGGGCGTCATCGCGGGCCGGGCGGTCCTGGCGGCCCCGGCAGCTTCCCGAATCTCCTCGGCGGCGAGCACCGTCACAAGGGTGCCGATGGCAAGGTCCACACCGCCGCCACGATCCCCGGCACAGTAGTAAGCGTCAGCGGCAGCAAGGTCACCGTGAATCCGAACGACGGCTCCGCCAACAAAGAGTTCACCTTTGATACGGCCAATGCGCCCAGGGTGGCAAGGCTCCTCGGCGCCCTGAAGGCGGGCGACCAGGTTATCGTGACGACACTGGACGGCGCGGCAAAGATGATCGTGAAGGTTCCCAGCCAGGCCGACATCCAGAAGAAGAGGGATGAGGCGAAGCAGAGGATGGACGAGATGCGGAAGAAGATCGAAGAGCGCCGGAGCCAGCGCCCCAGCGGCCCCCCGGCCAGGCAGACTCCCGCGCCGACAGCTCGCCCGAACGCCTAACCCTTCTCCAAGACCTCAATAGTCAAAGGGCCTCTCGATATTATATCGAGAGGCCCTTCTCTTTTGCCTTGGAAACCTATGAGAAAGGTTGGGCCTTCCAGATAGAGAGCTAACCCCCGTAAGGGCATCGCGTTGTAGCTAGTGAATGCGCGCAAGAGACAACAACGACAACCAACGCAACCTACGGAGGGTTCACATCATGTGGAAGGCTTCGATCCTGAGAAAGGCTCTTCTGTTCGGAACGGCGATCGCGGTGGTGGGCTCGCTCATCGGGACCACGCTGACGGCCGGCGCCCAGAGCACCACCAGCACGCCGCAGAGCAATACGCCAACGCCCGCGCCGACAACGGCTCCGCCGACGGCCACCCCGGCGCCGACGCGCCCTGACCGGGATGAGATGCACCCGCGCTGGTGGGCGCACATCTTCCGCCAGGCGGCCCGTGGCGACTTTGACAAGTTCACCGGGGCGGAGCTGCGCTTCCTCACGGCGGCCAATGAGCGGCTCATCGTCGGCGCGCATCCCGGCACTGTGCTGCGCATCGGCGATAACGAGCTCCAGATCAAGCCGAACGGCGGCGGCGACCCTGTGGTCTACGCCTTCCGCCCGGACGCGGATGCGCACCTGGAGGAGTTCCGCAAGCACTTCCGCAATATCGAGATCGGCGATCGGGTCATCATCATCACGGTGAACGGCGTCGCGAAGTGGGTCATCGTGGTCAACGAGCGGAAGGACAAGGAAGACGAGCGCGAGGGAAAGCGGCTTGAGCAGGAGAAGGAACGCGCTGAAAAGCAGCGGGAGCTTGAGACCAAGAAGGCCGCCCAGCTGAAAGAGCGTGAGGCAAAGAAGGCCGAGGTTGAGGCGAAGGTCAAGCAGCTCCAGGAGCAGGCGAGGCAGCGCGCCGAAGAGGCCCGCAAGAAAGCGGAAGAGCATCGAAAGAACCTGGGGAACGTGACGAGCACCGCGGCCAGCGCCCGGAGATAGCACGCAGATATGAGCAACGATGCGCGGCCAGGGGGCCGCGCATCCGGTTTACCAGCCACACAGAACGATTCGCGAAGGGGGCTTGCGCGATGCTGCAATGGGTGGCAGACGACGAGACGGCAAAGAGTGAAAGATCGCTGGGTAAGGGATTCGATCGAATCATCCGCTTCAGCGCGGCGTTCGTGCAGGCGGCGCCAGGGATTCGTCCCAGCGCGCCGGCGGTACACCGCGCATAGAGGCGAAGCACAAGATCGGTGAGGGGGCCAAGAGGAGCGGCATCCGCCGCTCCTCTTGCATTTCCGGAGAGGGATTCCTCCTGCAGCGAAGGATGCGCACCTATCTGCGCGAGGAGGCAAGCTGTTTGGCGGCGGCCTTCTCCACAATGGTGCCCTTGAAGAAGTCCGGGTTAAGGCTTCCATAGAGCCCCACCGGGTTGCCGAAGACGAAGTCACGGAAGTCGCGCTCAGTGATGTGGTCGTCCTCCACCAGCTCCCAGGCTTCGGCTAGTACCTCGCGCATATCGGGGACGTCCCAGTGGCCGATATCGGAGCTGAGCATGGCGTTGAGCCGCGCGCCGAAGGGGTTGACCTTGGTGTTGAAGGCGATGGAGTTCATGGCGTCGTCCGCCTCGCAGCCGAAGTAGAAGTGGGGGATGAAGAGGTCGCGGATATCCTCGGCGCGGCGGACGTTGCAGCGCGACCAATCGTCCGGGTTGCCATCGGGAGGCGTCTGGCCTCTGGTGATGGAGGCGCTGATATCTTCCAGCCGGTCGGCGATGCGTCCTTCGGCGTAGCGGGCCAGGAGGTCCACGTAGCGCTCCCGATCGAGCATGGCCGGGTCCATGTTGTGGACGGCCTTGGCGTTGCGCTTCTTCCACCGGGAGACGATGCCGGCATAGACATCGCTCCCCCAGCCGACGCCGCACTCCAGCAGGGCGACCTTGAACTTGGGGAAGCGCCGGGTAACGCCGCTGAAGAAGAGGGACTTGCAGAAGGCCTGACCCCCTTCGGCGAAGTGGCCGATGTGGTTGAACATGTAGTTCCACCGGGAGCGCCGGAAGCCGATGCCCATGCCGCCGCCGTGGGCGCCGAAGGCCAGGCCAAGCTCGATGGACTTGGCCCAGACGGGGTCGTAATCGTACGGGCTGTCCACGCCGAAGGTGTCCACATCATCGGCATAACCATCGAGCTTGCTGTTCTCCCGGTGGGGCTTGGGGATGGGACGGCGCACCCAGCCGCCGATCATCGCCGCCTTGAGCTTCAGCTTTTTGGTCACGAACTCCATCTCGGCGATGGCCTCCTGGGGCGTATGCATGGGTATGGCCGCCGCGGGCGTCATGCGGTAGCTATAGGGGCCGTAGAGATCGGCAAGGTACCGGTTGAGGGCGCGGCAGGCAGCCTGCCGAACTTCGGCATCGCGTATCTCATGGAAGTCCGTGCCGATGGTGGGGTAGAGGACGCAGAAATCGAGCCCCATCTCGTCCATGCGCGCATTGAGGAGCTTGGGAAGCGAGGCGGTGGCGCGATCCAGGGTGTTGCGCGTGGGGATGACCCACCAGGGGTAGAGGGCCGCGCCTTCATCCATGCGCTCGGCGAAGGAGAGGGAGGCGAAGCGCCGCATCTCGGCGCGACCTGTGTAGCGCTTCACCATATCGCCGCCGCCGACATCCTTCAGATAGTCGAGGAAGACAGGCATCAGCTCGAAGAGGTGGCCATCGGAGTCCACGACGGGGTGGTTGAGCTTGGCGCGGATCTTGGCGGAATGGGACAGCGTTGCACGGGGCATGATGGCCTCCAACTGCTTCCTGGGGAACAAGTGGCAAAATTGTAGCGCGGGTCGTCAAGTGAATCGAGGAAGGAAAGGGCATCGTTCACGGATGCCACTGATGGAGACAGCGTGTAAGAGGGGGGATGAGAGCACGTCAGGAACCGCCGGGAGCACGGTGGGGAGAGGAAATAGCAGTGGGTCAGCCCTTCACCGCCACAAAGCGCAGGCGGCGGTAATCGGCGTGCCACCGGCCATCGAAGAGGAGCTCGGCGCGGGTGGCGCGCTCGACAGCGGCGATGACGGCCTCTCTGCGGCCTGCGGGCGCGCGGTCC
This DNA window, taken from Chloroflexota bacterium, encodes the following:
- a CDS encoding 3-hydroxy-3-methylglutaryl CoA synthase translates to MAGIRSYGAYIPKWRLGKETKGWGGAGEKAIANFDEDSVTLAIAAATDCLTGIDRKEIDGVIFATTSAPFAEGQGAATIATALDLRTDIFTTDTTNVLRAGTTALRTALDSVKSGSAKNVLVLAADVRLAPPKSDTERSIGDGAAALLVSSSHVLAEIEGWHSISERMVDIWRSANDPFVHTGEDRFIADEGYLRLMPAAVKQALANAKATPKDIAKAAYYSANSRLHVEMSRKLGLAAEQVQDPLYGKVGSAGAAFALMLLVGALEEAKPGDRILLAGYGDGADAAVIKATPAMADKPKRRGIKTHVESKAVADDYDGMLQWRELLAKEPARRPPPQPMSVQALWRDQEANLKLYGSKCKACGTVQYPPQRICTRCNAKDQMDDIRLADTRGEIFTYSMDYVAGTPDVPLVVTVINFKGGGRILCMLTDRVVKDVRIGLPVEMTFRKVGIFRDGIHNYFWKAQPIREVTAAAAQPVAAKA
- a CDS encoding MFS transporter, translated to MGVTRRQVAVFGVVAFALFMASMDGTIVSVGLSKMQEDLDTTLALIGWTLTGYMLTQVVALPAAGKLSDELGRKRLFLRSVVLFTVSSLAAGFAPNVYVLIIFRVLQAIGSAAFMPAAIGILGETFAERRQMAIGLFASTFPIGGLVGPNVGGAIVDHLSWRWMFFVNLPIGGLLIYLGLKFLPPSKPQATGKALDKLGMFLFGSGMVLGLTGLTNWANNPHDVTSLSVWVLVGLGLACLGAFLWHENRAKNPMVELQLLRSTPFLAANLYSFLFGACVFGFFSIIPYYAIHGFGVFASESGLILTPRSAFSIVLAAVSALSSYSPASSFWASAFVMSTSSAPGCLMRSFSPSS
- a CDS encoding amidohydrolase; its protein translation is MPRATLSHSAKIRAKLNHPVVDSDGHLFELMPVFLDYLKDVGGGDMVKRYTGRAEMRRFASLSFAERMDEGAALYPWWVIPTRNTLDRATASLPKLLNARMDEMGLDFCVLYPTIGTDFHEIRDAEVRQAACRALNRYLADLYGPYSYRMTPAAAIPMHTPQEAIAEMEFVTKKLKLKAAMIGGWVRRPIPKPHRENSKLDGYADDVDTFGVDSPYDYDPVWAKSIELGLAFGAHGGGMGIGFRRSRWNYMFNHIGHFAEGGQAFCKSLFFSGVTRRFPKFKVALLECGVGWGSDVYAGIVSRWKKRNAKAVHNMDPAMLDRERYVDLLARYAEGRIADRLEDISASITRGQTPPDGNPDDWSRCNVRRAEDIRDLFIPHFYFGCEADDAMNSIAFNTKVNPFGARLNAMLSSDIGHWDVPDMREVLAEAWELVEDDHITERDFRDFVFGNPVGLYGSLNPDFFKGTIVEKAAAKQLASSRR